The Acidobacteriota bacterium genome segment GGCGCTGGCGCTGGATGCAGCATACGCGCCGGCCTGGCTGGGCAAGGCGCTGGTGCTGGAGGACCTGGAACGGTTTGAACCGGCGCTGGCGGCGTACGACCGGCTGATTGCCTGCGCTGCCGGCAATCCGGCGCTGCTGACAGCTGCGTGGTCGAATCGTGCGGGATTGCTGCTGCGCGCCGAACAGTTCCCCGAGGCGCTCGACAGCCTGAACCGGGCGCTGGAGGCTGACCCTGGCAACCACCTGCTGATGCTGAATAAGGGATTGCTGCTGCTGCAGGGGTTTGAGAACCCGGCCGAGGCGCTGCCGTGGCTGGAGCGCGCTGCGGCGGCGGGACTGCCGGAAGCGGAGGAGCCGCTGGCGTTCTGCCGCGAGCGGATTGCGCAGCACTAAAGCAGGCGGCGGAACTCGTCTTCCGTGAGGCCGGCCTGCTTCAGGATGCGGGATTTGAGCAGGCTGGGTGGCACATCGCCGGCGTGCATGGGGATGGTTACGCGGAGTTCTGGGCGGTCGCGGTGCAGAAGACGGGCGTGGCTACCGGTTTGATGATGAATGTAAAATCCGGCACGCAAAAGTGCTGCGACAACTTCTTTGGCGCTCAGGACCGGAAGCCGAGGCATCTAGCGTGCGCGTTCACACGATGACCGCGATGCGTTCGGTGGTGAGCGCGCCGATATCGCGCGGAATGGGCTCGCCCGTCTCGAGGGCGCTCTCGAGGAAGCAACGGATCGCATCCTTGGCCATGGCACGAGCTGCGTCGAGCGTCGCGCCGAAGGTTGTGATTTCCGGTATTGCGGGGACGAGTACGCCGTAGCCGCCCTCGGGCAAGGGTTCGAATACGACAGTGTAACCGTACTCGGTGGTTGGCCGGCGTTCGCCGTTGGGTGGGGCAGACATGGCTTACCGCCATTCTACATCGCGGGCGCGCGGCGAGGGCGCTCGGGCAGCGACTGATAGGCCGAAACTTGAGGGGTTCTGTGATGGATAACCGGGAGCTTGTCGATGGCCTGCCTGGTGCGGAGCTGGTGACGGCGGGCCTGGCGGATTACGAGGCGGGACGGCGCACGGCCGCCGGTCTGTTGGTGGCCATGGCGGAAGGCCGCCTACGACGCGCCGGACTGCTGAGCGGGCCAAGCCAGGACTGGCCCGATCCCGAACTGGCGCTGTATCGGGAATTGCAGCAACAGGGCGGCGATGCCTACTCTCGCTACAATGCACTGCGCTGCGAACTCGACAGTTTTCTTGCCGGCCTGAGTCGGCGGCTGGCCCGTGCGTCGGCTCCTGGCCGGGAGTGAACGCGTGGCGCCGTCAGGCGGCGGCGCCGAGTTCTTTGAGGGCGGCGATGAATTTGACCAGGACGGCCTGGGCGTCGCCGTAGACCATGTTGGTGTTATCGGCGTAGAAGAGTTCGTTTTCGACGCCGGAGTAGCCTTTGCCCTGGCCGCGCTTGATGACGTAGACCTGATGGGCGTGGTCGGCGTTGAGGATGGGCATGCCGTAGATGGGCGAGGATTTGTCGGTGCGAGCGGCGGGGTTGACGACGTCGTTGGCGCCGATGACGAGGGCGACGTCGGTCGAGGCGAACTCGTCGTTGACCTCGTCGAGTTCCTTCATGAGGTCGTAGGGAACGCCGGCTTCGGCGAGGAGGACATCCATGTGACCGGGCATGCGGCCGGCGACGGGATGGACCGCGAAGGCGACTTCGACGCCGGCGGTCTGCAGCAGTTTGACGAATTCCCAGAGCTTGTACTGCGCTTGCGCAACCGCGAGGCCGTAGCCGGGGATGATGAGTACCTTGCCGGCGTAGCGCATGGCGATGGCGGCATCGCTGGGTTCGACCGGCTTCATGGTGCCTTTGATTTCGCCTGAGCCGGTGGCGGCGGCGGTGGCGCCGAAGCGGCTGAAGAGGACGTTCGAGATGGAGCGGTTCATGCCCTTGGCCATGGCCAGCGTGAGCAGCGTGCCGGCGGCGCCAACCACCACGCCAGCGATGATGAGCACAGGGTTCTGCAGGACGTAGCCTTCGATGGCTACGGCAATGCCGGTCATGGCGTTGTAGAGCGAAATCAACACCGGCATGTCGGCGCCGCCGATGGGGATGGTGGCGAGCACGCCGAAGGCCAAGGCGACAACAAAATAGAGAACGACGACGGCGGTATTGGCCTGGCCGTTGGCGGCGAGGATGACATAGAGGCCGAGGGCGACGGCGATGCCGAGGGCGGTGAAGTTGGTGGCTTGCTGGCCCGTCCAGTGCAAGGTCTTGTTCATTTTGCCGTCAAGCTTGGCCCAGGCGATGAGGGAGCCGGAGAGCGAGACGCAGCCGATGAGCGCGCCGATGAGGGCGGGAATCAACTTGCCGGTGGTCAGCGCTTCGTGGCCGCTCAACTCGACGGCGGCAATGCAGGCGGCGGCGCCGCCGCCCATGCCGTTGTAGAGCGCCACCATCTGCGGCATTTGCGTCATGGGGACGCGCTTGCCGGTGATCCAGGCCCAGAGGAAGCCCAATGCCAGGGCAATGATGATCAGCGCCAGGTTGAGGCCGAGGTGCGGCTGCGCCGCAGGGGTGACGCCAAACCAATAGAGGAAGCTGGCGAGGGTGGCGATGAGGACGCCCCAGCCAGCGACGACGATGCCGTTGCGCGCGGTCACGGGTGAGGACATGCGCTTGAGGCCGAGGATGAAGAGCAGCGCGGCGATGAAATCGGCGGCGTCGATGATGAGGCGGGGGGTGGGGTGCATCCGTTTCTTCCTGGGGGCTAGCTCTTGCTGGATTTGAACATCTCCAGCATCCTTTCCGTCGAGACGTAGCCGCCGGCGCAATTGCCGGCGCCGAGGAGCACGCCCACAAAGCCGATGATCTGCTGCGCGGGCGTTACGGCGTTGAACAGGGCGTACATGGCGCCGACCACGACGATGCCGTGGACGAAGTTGGAGCCCGACATCAGCGGAGTGTGCAGAATAGCGGGCACGCGGCCGATGATCTCAATGCCGGTGAAGGCCGCCAGCATGACGATATAGAGGGCGACAAAGCCGACCAGCGTGGTTTCCATAGCTTAGGTTCCCTGGCGGGGTGGCTCGCCACCCCTATTCGGGACGCTCGCTTCCGCTCGCTGTGCCGGAATTCGCTCCTCGGCACCGCACGCCCGCTGCCGCTCAGGGCGTGTCCAGGCTGCCGCGTCGGGCGCGGCTTCGAGGGCGGCGCGGACGGCGGGGTTCTTGATTTCGCCGGCGTGGGTGAGGGCGGTTTGGGCGACGACTTCATCGCTCCAGTCGAGGGCGAGGGAGCCCTCGTGGATCATGAGCTTGAGCAGGTTGAAGACGTTTTTGGCGTAGAGCTCGCTGGCGTTTTCGGCCAGGTGCGAGGTGATGTTCAGGGGCGCGAGAATGGTGACTTCGCCGCCACGGCCGGAGGCGTGCACAATTTCGCCGGGCTGGCTGAGGGCGCAGTTGCCGCCACCTTCGGCGCCCAGATCGACGATGACGGCGCCGGGCTTCATGCCGGCGACCTGCTCGGCGGTAATGAGGCGGGGAGCGCGGCGGCCGGGCACGGCGGCGGCAGTAACGATAAGGTCGGCTTTCTGAATATGGGTGGTGACAACGGCGGCGATTCTGTCGCGCTCTTCGGGCGTGAGCTCGCGGGCGTAGCCGCCTTCGCCGCGCGCATCGACGCCGGTGGAGACGAACTTGGCGCCGAGGGATTCGGCTTCTTCCTTGGTTTCGGGGCGCACGTCGTAGGCCTCAATCACCGCGCCGAGACGGCGGAGGGTGGCAATGGCCTGCAGGCCGGCGACGCCGAGGCCCATGACCAGCGCGGTGGCGGGGCGGATGACACCGGCGGCGGTGGTCATGCGCGGCAGCACACGCGGCAGATGGATCGCGCCCAGCAGGACGGCATAGTAGCCGGCGAGGGCGGCCTGACTGGAAAGGGCATCGAGGGGCTGGGCGCGCGAGATGCGCGGGACCAGCTCCATGGCGAAGGCGGTGATCCTGCGGTCGCGGAGCGTGGCGACGAGGTCGAGGTTTTGCTGGGCGTAAAGGAAGGAGATGAGGATGGCCTCGGGCCGCATGGCGGCGATAACAGCTTCGCTGGGGGGCTGGACGCCAAGGACAAGATCGGCGGCGGCAACCGCGGCGGGACCGGCTTGGCAGGTGATTTCGGCGCCGAGTTTTTCCAATTGCGTTGCGACTGCCGGCACCATGGCCGTGCGCGCTTCCCCTGCGCGGGTCTCCCGCAGCACCGCAACCTTAAAAGGCATAAGGAGACATTCTAGCGGATCAGGACCTATTTGTGTGTAGCGATGGTTTCGGGTTCCAGCGCATGAAGGGCCTGGCCGGAGTCCTCACGGACGTGATCGTGGAGGCTGTGGCCATGACTGTCCATGGTGACGACGGCGGGGAAGTTCTCGACCTCGAGCTCCCACATGGCCTCGGGCGTGCCGAATTCCAGCAGATGGACGGCGCGGACTTTCTTGATGGCGCGGCCATAATATTGCGCCGCTCCGCCGACGGCGTTGAGGTAGACGGCGCCACATTCCTGGAGAGCCGCGAGGGTTTTGGGTCCCATGCCGCCCTTGCCAATGATGACGCGCATGCCGAAGCGGCGGAGCAGGTCGGCCTCGTAGGGTTCTTCGCGGATGCTGGTGGTGGGACCGGCGGCGGTGATGGTCCAGGCGCCGGCAGCGTCTTTGCGGACGACCGGACCGCAGTGATAGAGCACGGCGTCGCGCAGATCGACGGGAGGGTCGTTGTGCATGAGGTAGCCGTGGACGGCGTCGCGGCCAGTGACCATGACGCCGGAAATCAGCACCATGTCGCCGACCTTGAGCTTGCGGATGTCGGCTTCGGCAACGGGCGCGCGCAGATGGATGCCTGCGGGGACCTCGACCGACTCTGGCGCTTTGGGTTCCTGACCGGCGAGGGGCGGATCGCCGTAGAGCCAGTGGCGCACGGCGCCCGAGGCAGCGTCGAGCACCAGGCCGCGGCGGCGATAGGCCCAGCAGTCGTAGGCGACGGAGACGAAAAAGCTGGCGGGAAGGCGATTCAGCGCGGTCGCCTTGCAGCCGATCAGCGACACGCCGCCGCCAAAGCCCATGGTTCCGATGCCCAGCGTATTGGCGCGGTCGAGGACGTAGGTTTCGAGTTCGGCGAGGCGCGAATCGGAGTTGGTGTCATCGAGCGGGCGCAGAAGCTGCTGCTTGGCGGCATCGTAGCCGGAGGTGCGGTCGCCGCCAATGGCCACGCCCAGCGCGCCGGGCGCACAGCCCTGGCCTTGCGCCTGCCAGACGGCGTGCAGAATGCATTTGCGGATGCCATCCATGTCGCGGCCGGCGCGGCCTAAGTGGTCCAGCGTGCAGGGAAGGGAGTACTGGATGTTTTTGTTTTCGCAGCCGCCGCCTTTGAGCAGCAGCTTGATTTCGACGTCACTGTCGTTTTCCCACTGCTCGAAGTGAATGACGGGCGTGCCGGGGCCGAGGTTGTTGCCGCTGTTTGTGCCGGTGAGCGAATCGACGCTGTTGGGGCGGAGTTTGCCGCGCCGGGTGGCTTCTTCGAGCGCGGCGAGAATTTCGCGGCGGAGCAGGATTTGATTGAAGCCGACGGGAGTGTGGATGAAGAACGTCGGCATGCCGGTGTCCTGACAGACCGGGCCTTCGTCGCCCGCGGCCATCTGGATGTTGGTGCCGATGATGTTCAGGGCCTGCGTCGCCTGATTTCCCTGCGGGTGCTCGGCCACTTCGCGGCCGGTGGCGCGCTGCATGGCGGCGCGGACGTCGGGCGGCAGGTCGGTCGAGGTGCGGGTAATCAGCGCAATCAGGTTTTCGCGGAAGCGCGGGTCCATTGACTGGCGCGGGGCCTGGCGTGGCTGTGCCACGCCACCAGCTTGACGCTCGGCCGGGCTGGGGGCCCCAGGATCCCCAGCCCGGCCCTCGCGTAATGTTTTCGGGGTCACAGACCAGTATATGCGGCTCACGCCGCCTTTACTGGGGCTGCGCCCCACGCCTTCCGTTGGTCGGCTCCCCCATTGCCGCTCCGACGGTTACAGGGAAACTTCAGGCGGCGCGGGGCTTGCGCGGTTTGGCGCGGGCGGGAGGCTTTTTGGCGGCCGGAGTCTTGGATTGCTGTTCGAGGCTGGCTTTGAGGGACTGCATGAGGTCGGCGACGGGCTGGAGGCGGCGGGCGGGGGCGTGCTTGGGTGCGGGCTGGCCTTCGAGGGCGGCGGCCACCAGTTGCTCGAGGTTTTTGCGATAGTGATCCTCGAAGCGAGTGGGATCGAAGGGCTGGGTCAGACCCTCGATGAGCTGCGCGGCGAGCTTCAATTCGGCAGGCTTGGGGTCGGCGGCGATGGAGCCAAAGCCGTCGGCGACGCGAATTTCGTCGAGGTAAAACAGGGTGTGCAGGAGCAATCCCCAGCGGTTGCGGCCAGGATGGCCGTCGGGCACGCCGGCGAGCGCGGAGGGGCGGACCAGGCTGAGATACTCGCGGTTGTGCATGCTCAACTGTGCGACGGCCCAGCGATCGGCGTCTCGCATGGCCTGTAGCAGCAGGGCATAGGGGCGCTGGCCGGCGGCTTCGGGCATGAGGTAGTAGGACGATTCAAACCAGACGGGATCGATCTCGTCCGCGCGGCAGAACTCGAGGATTTCCAACTGGCGTTCGGTGGGCGGGGCGGCGGCCTTGATCTCTTCTTCCGGGATGACAACATATTCACCCTTGGCGTACTCGTAGCCGCGCACGGTGTCTTTGCGTTCGACCACTTCGCCGTCGAGGGAGCAGAGCATCTGCTGCTTGAGGCGGGCATGATCTTTGTCATGGAGCATGTGGAAGCTGATCCGCTCGCCGCGCGCGCCGGAGAACAGACGTACCGGCAGCGTCACCAGCCCGAACGTAAGAAAGCCCGACCAGACGCTCGCCATACCTGTTTTGGATGCATCCTTAGGGTTAATGGCCCTCGGGAGCCAGTTGCGGACGTATCGACACAAGCGCGACTTCGCGTCCACTCCGGAGCCAGGCCCAAAGTTGGAGGTGGTGCCCCCGCCGGCGCACGCCGGCTGGCGCTTTTGCGTGCAGGAGCACCATGCATCGCGTTTGCACTACGATTTACGGCTGGAAATAGACGACGTTTTGAAATCGTGGGCGGTGCCCAAAGGGCCAAGCCTCGATCCGGACGTGCGGCGGTTGGCGATGGCGACAGAGGATCATCCGCTCGAATATCTGACGTTTGAGGGGACGATTCCGGAGGGCAATTACGGGGCGGGCGAGGTGATTGTTTGGGATTTGGGGGATTACGAAATTCTGGGCGATACGCCAGCATTGCGGCAGTGGGAGCGGGGGCACATTAAGTTCCGGCTGCAGGGCAAGAAGCTCAAGGGCGAGTTCGCGCTGACCTATATGCCGCCGCGGCCGAGCGCGCGGGCGGAGAGCAGCGCCAAGCCGGTCGAAAATGCCTGGCTGCTGACGAAAAAGCGGGACGATGCGGCACAGTTTGGGGATCGAGCGGAGGATCATCCGGGATCGGTGCTGCGGCGGCGCGGACGGCCGGCGCCGGCGCGAGCGAGCTTGCACCTGGTGGCGGCGCAGCATAACGATCCGCCGCTGCGGCCGATGCTGGCGACGCTGGCGACGAAGCCATTTCGCGACCCGCAATGGCTGTTTGAATTGAAGTGGGACGGGATACGAGCGTTTGCGCACTGCCAGAACGGACGGGTGCGGCTGATCTCACGCTCGAATCATGATTTGACGCGGCAGTATCCGGAGCTGAACAGCTTTCCGGAGCCGCTGGACGCGGTGCTGGATGGCGAAATCGTGGCGCTCGATGCCGACGGCAAGCCGAGCTTTCACCGGCTGCAGCGGCGGATGAACCTGACCGGTAAGGCGGAGATCGCGCGCATGGCGGAGCAGGTTCCGGTGGTGTATTACGGCTTCGATCTGCTGCGGCTGGGGAGCAAGGATTTGACGGCGCGGCCGCTGGTGGAGCGCAAAGAGGAACTGGCAGCGGTGGCGTGGTCGGGGCCGTGGCGATATTCGGATCACGTGGTGGGCAACGGCACGGGACTGTTCGAGCTGGCACGGCAGCGGGGGCTGGAGGGCATTGTGGCGAAGCGGGCGGATTCGCCTTACGAAGCCGGGCGCTCGAAGCTGTGGCTGAAATTCAAGCTGCAGCTCCGGCAGGATGTGGTGATTGTGGGTTATACCGATCCGCAGGGATCGCGCAGCAGTTTTGGGGCGCTGCTGCTGGCGGTATACGACGCCGCAGCGCGCCGATTTGAATATATCGGCAAGGTGGGAACGGGCTTTGACACGGCGACACGCGCGGAACTGTTGCAGCGCTTGCGGCCGGCGGAAAACGCCGAGGTTGCGGGATTGGAGGCGGCGCCGCGGCGGTTTCATGCGGTGATGCCGGAGGTGGTGGCGGAGGTCAAGTTCGCCGAATGGACGCCGGCAGGACATTTGCGGGCGCCGGTGTTTCTGGGAGTACGCGCCGATAAAGCGCCGGAGGAGTGTCTGCGGGAGGTGCCGCGTGCCTAGCCGGGCAGCGGCGCGCGCGCCCCAGCGCAACGGCGCGCTACGTTTGCCGGAACACGCGCAACAGGCGCTGGTGGTGGTGGACGACCAGCCGTTGAACTTGACGCACCTGGACAAGGCGTATTTCCCGGACGGCACCAGCAAGCGCGATCTTCTGGAATACAGTTTTGACGTAGCGCCATTTTTGCTGCCCTATCTGCGCGACCGGCCCTACACGATGAAGCGCTTTCCGAATGGCATTGAGGCGCCGGCGTTTTTTCAGAAAGACGCAGCCGGCAAAGTGCCGGCGTGGGTACGCACGGTTGCAATGCCGAGCGGGAATGAGCGCGGGGTGGTGCACTATGTGCTGTGCAATGACACCGCGACGTTGCTGTATCTGGTCAACCTGGGCTGCATTGACCACAACGTGGGGCTGAGCCGCGTAACGTTGACTGGCGCGGGACCCCACTCCGCTGCGCGGAGCGACCCCCGCACGACGCCGCTGGCGCCAGATTTTGTGCTGCTGGATCTGGATCCGGGGCCGAAAGCCGGGTTTGACCGGGTGGTGAAAGTGGCGCAGATTATTCGCGAGGTGCTCGATCAGTGCGAGATTGCGGGCTACCCGAAAACCTCCGGGGCCACCGGCATGCACATCTGGATTCCGATTGGGCCGGGGCATACCTTTGAGCAGACGCAACGGCTGGCGGCGCTGCTGCTGCGGCTGGCGAGCCTGCGGGCGCCGGAGCTGATGACCGAAGTCTGGCGGATTGCGGCGCGGCCGGCCGACCGCGTGTATCTGGATTTCCGGCAGAACGCCAACGGCAAGACGATTCCGCCGCCGTACTCGCCGCGTCCGCGGCCGGGCGCGCCGGTGTCGTGTCCGCTGCAGTGGAGTGAGGTGCGGGCGTCGCTCGATCCGGTACGGTTCAACATCCGCACCATGCGCCGGCGGCTGGACCGCTGGGGCGATTTGTTCGCGCCGACGCTGCCGGGACAGCGGCATGATTCGCTGCAGAACATGCTACGGCGGTTGGAAAAGTGCCACGCGGAGGCGGCGTAAAACCGTTATACCGTTTCGCGGTATATTTCTACCTATGGGGATGAATATTAAAAGCGCAGCGGCGCACGAGCTGGCGAAAAAGGTGGCGGCGGCGACGGGCGAGTCGCTGACAACGGCGGTGACGGTGGCGTTGCAGGAACGGTTGGATCGGCTGCGAAAGAAAGAGGGCCTGGCGGAACGGTTGATGGCTATTGGCGCCAGGACCGCAGCACGGCTGCAGGAGCCCTGGAAGAGTATGGATCACGGTGATCTGCTATATGACGAACGAGGATTGCCGAAGTGACCGTGGATTCGTCGGCTCTGGTGGCCATCCTGCGCCAGGAGCCGGAAGGAGCAGCATTTAGCGAAGTGATCGCCAAGGCGGAACGCTGCCGGATTTCAGCAGTGAACTGGGTGGAAACGGCGATAGTGATGGGCGGCGACAGGGACCCGCTGACGAGCCGCGACGTCGACGAGATGATGGCGGATGCTGGTATTGAAATCATGCCTGTTACCGTGGAGCAGGCGCAATTGGCGCGGGCGGCGTTCCGCGATTTTGGGAAGGGCAGCGGGCATCCGGCGCGGTTGAACTTTGGCGACTGTTTCGCCTATGCGCTGGCGCAGTGGCAGCGCGAGCCGCTGCTGTATAAGGGCGAGGATTTCGGGCATACCGACGTGCGCCCGGCGCTGCCCCGGCCTTGAGATTCTACCTTGGATGGTAGAATCGGGGCGTGGGGATGAATATCAAGAACCCGGAGGCGCATCTGCTGGCGCAGGAGCTGGCCGCGGCCACCGGCGAGAGCCTGACGACGGCGGTGACGGTGGCGCTGCGGGAGCGCTTGGAGCGGGTGCGCAAGCGGCGGCGGCAGCGGGCGACGGTAGAAGAGATACTAGCGATCGGCCGGCGCATGGCAGCCCGCGTCAAGGAGAAGCCTCTGGATCACGATACGCTGTTGTACGACGAATACGGTCTGCCAAAATGATCGTGGACACGTCGGCGGTGATTGCCATCGCATTCAACGAGCCGGAGGCGGAGTTGTTTTTGCAGGTGCTACTGGCTGCGGGCAGCGCGCGGCTAAGCGCACCCAATTACGTTGAAGCTTCCGTAGTGATTCGACGCTATCAAGGCGATGTTTCTCTTCCAGATCTGGACGAAACCCTGCGGTTGACGGGTATAGAGATTGCGGCATTTCTGGAGGAGCATGGGCGCCTCGCGCGGAAGGCGTATGCGCGCTATGGACGGGGCAGCGGACACCGCGCGCGACTCAACCTAGGCGACTGCTTCTCGTACGCGCTGGCGCGAGCGACCGGCGAGTCATTGCTGTATAAGGGCGAGGATTTTGCACATACGGATGTGCGGCCAGCGCTGGTGCGGCACTGAAAGAGCGTGGCGCTCGGGTAAAATCAAGACTTTCATGGAAATCCGACTTTACAACACGCTTACACGGGCGGTGGAGCCGTTTGTGCCGCAGCAGCCGGGCCGGGTGAAGATGTACACCTGCGGGCTGACGGTATACGACTACGGCCACATCGGCAATTTCCGGACCTTCATCGGTGTTGATATCCTGCAGCGGTTTCTGGCCAGCCAGGGGCTGGAGCTGGAGACGGTGATGAACATCACCGACGTGGACGACAAGATGATTGCGCGGGCACGGGAAGCGGGGCGCGAGCTGCGGGATTATGCAAGTTTTTACACGGCGGCGTTTCTGGAGGACATGGAGCGGCTGCGGGTGCGGCCGGCGCGGCACCTGGTGCGGGCGACGGATTGCATAGCGGACATGGTGACCTGGATCGAGCGGCTGATTGCGGGCGGATTTGCGTATGAGCGTGAGGGTTCGGTGTACTTCCGGCTGGCCAGTTTTCCGGCGTATGGACGGTTGTCGGGCAAGGACCTGGAGGGTCTGCAGCCGGGGGCGCGGGTGGATGTGGACGAGTACGAAAAGGAAGAGGCGCGCGACTTTGCGGTGTGGAAGGCGCAGCGCGAAGGCGAGCCCTCGTGGCCGAGTCCGTGGGGGCCGGGGCGGCCAGGCTGGCATATCGAGTGCTCGGTGATGGCGGAAAAATATCTTGGTCCCACGCTGGACATTCACGCCGGCGGCACTGATCTGGTGTTTCCGCACCATGAAAACGAGATTGCGCAGGTTGAGCCGTTGACGCGGGCGCCGTTCGCGCGCACCTGGGTGCATATGGAGTTTCTGCTGGTGAACGGGGAGAAGATGTCGAAGCGGCTGGGCAACTTCTATACCGTGCGCGATCTGATGGAGAAGGGCTATCACCCCAGCGCGATCCGCTATTTGCTGGCGTCGGTGCCCTATCGGCGGCAGTTGAACTTCACGCTGGAGGGTCTCGATCAGGCGGAGGCGGCCCTGCAGCGGCTGCGGCTGTTTCAGCAGCGGCTGCAGACGGCGCCGGCGGCGGAAGGAAGCAACGCGATTCTGGAGCAGGTTGCGGTCAACGCGCGCGAGCAGATGTGGGCGGCGCTGGCGAACAACCTGAATACCGCCGAGGCGCTGGCGGCGATTTTCGAGTTGGTGCGGGAAGGGAATACGGCGCTCGATCAGGGCAGCTTCCGCGCCGGCGACCGGGCGGCGTTTTTGGATACGCTGGGGGCGTTTGACACGATTTTTGCAGTGCTGACGCCGGATACGCCAGCGGCGGCGCGGCTGGCCGAGACCGACGTGGAAGCACTCGTGGTGGAGCGGCGGGCGGCGCGGCAGCGGAGGGATTTTGCGCGCTCCGATGCTATCCGCGCGCAACTGGACGAAGCGGGCGTGTTGGTGGAAGATATAAAGGGAGGGGGAGACCGATGGCGCTGGAAATGAATGCGAAGCTTACAGCTTACAGTTCACAGCTTACAGCCGTCGCGGTCTGCCCGTCGTCGGCGCGGCCGAGCTTATTTGGCTCTGATTGAACTCCGGCTTGCCCTGCTCACGCGGCGGCAGTGACCTGCTGCGGCCGCAAAGCCGCTAGATGCAAGCTTCCCCAAGGAGTTCAAAATGCCTAAGACTGCTAGTTCGCTCGCTCCCGAGCTGCGCACGGCGCTGCCCGGACCCAATGCCCAGCGCATCGTCGCTGCGGATCAAAAAGATATATCGCCGTCGTATACGCGTTCCTATCCGTTTGTGGCCCGCAAGGGCAGCGGCATGTACGTCGAGGACGTGGATGGCAACCGCTTTCTCGACTTCACCGCCGGCATCGCGGTCTGCTCGACCGGGCATTGCCATCCCGAGGTAGTGGCCGCGATTCAGAAACAAGCGGCGGAGTTGATTCACATGTCGGGCACGGATTTTTACTACGAGCAGATGGTGCGCGTGGCCGAGATGATTTCAGCGACCGCGCCCATGCCGGGGCCGCACAAGTTCTTTTACGGCAACTCGGGCACAGAGGCGATTGAGGCGGCACTGAAGCTGGCCCGCTATCACACGCGGCGGCCGTCTTTCATCGGCTTCTACAACTCGTTTCATGGCCGCACGTTTGGTGCGATG includes the following:
- a CDS encoding antitoxin, with protein sequence MGMNIKSAAAHELAKKVAAATGESLTTAVTVALQERLDRLRKKEGLAERLMAIGARTAARLQEPWKSMDHGDLLYDERGLPK
- a CDS encoding type II toxin-antitoxin system VapC family toxin, with amino-acid sequence MTVDSSALVAILRQEPEGAAFSEVIAKAERCRISAVNWVETAIVMGGDRDPLTSRDVDEMMADAGIEIMPVTVEQAQLARAAFRDFGKGSGHPARLNFGDCFAYALAQWQREPLLYKGEDFGHTDVRPALPRP
- a CDS encoding transcription factor, encoding MGMNIKNPEAHLLAQELAAATGESLTTAVTVALRERLERVRKRRRQRATVEEILAIGRRMAARVKEKPLDHDTLLYDEYGLPK
- a CDS encoding type II toxin-antitoxin system VapC family toxin encodes the protein MIVDTSAVIAIAFNEPEAELFLQVLLAAGSARLSAPNYVEASVVIRRYQGDVSLPDLDETLRLTGIEIAAFLEEHGRLARKAYARYGRGSGHRARLNLGDCFSYALARATGESLLYKGEDFAHTDVRPALVRH
- a CDS encoding cysteine--tRNA ligase, translated to MEIRLYNTLTRAVEPFVPQQPGRVKMYTCGLTVYDYGHIGNFRTFIGVDILQRFLASQGLELETVMNITDVDDKMIARAREAGRELRDYASFYTAAFLEDMERLRVRPARHLVRATDCIADMVTWIERLIAGGFAYEREGSVYFRLASFPAYGRLSGKDLEGLQPGARVDVDEYEKEEARDFAVWKAQREGEPSWPSPWGPGRPGWHIECSVMAEKYLGPTLDIHAGGTDLVFPHHENEIAQVEPLTRAPFARTWVHMEFLLVNGEKMSKRLGNFYTVRDLMEKGYHPSAIRYLLASVPYRRQLNFTLEGLDQAEAALQRLRLFQQRLQTAPAAEGSNAILEQVAVNAREQMWAALANNLNTAEALAAIFELVREGNTALDQGSFRAGDRAAFLDTLGAFDTIFAVLTPDTPAAARLAETDVEALVVERRAARQRRDFARSDAIRAQLDEAGVLVEDIKGGGDRWRWK